One genomic region from Gossypium hirsutum isolate 1008001.06 chromosome D13, Gossypium_hirsutum_v2.1, whole genome shotgun sequence encodes:
- the LOC107918772 gene encoding mitotic checkpoint serine/threonine-protein kinase BUB1, translated as MVMIPTDLNNSSYAKDPLYPWLLSIEKELDDWYSGNRSGGDLDNLLSDCISTFKNNAQYRNDLRFLKIWFLYLEGSKDYENIFREMEENEICIEHSLLYEWYAYFLEAKGKWKEAHIIYHIGISRKAEPIEKLKWAQSLFVKRMSERLNTFSLGKVDGGEQVEVGMKLINPWSAFILEELLKKIHPRITKYDGYHLSKKAYSGKVALSSLKKSSRNKIIEIGGKKYQIKGCAGQGAFAQVFKAYVDSNPDDAVALKIQRPAFPWEFYMYRQLDERISGKQRSSFGFAHKIHIYSDCSILICDYLAHGTLQDAINSYVVTGKFMEEVLCIYYTTEMLYMLETLHSVGIIHGDFKPDNLLIRYSKDDLSEEGFKDRTDSWLDQGLYLVDWGRGIDLQLFPKNTEFTGDCRTSGFCCIEMQEKKPWTFQTDTYGLCVAVHMMLHNTYMEVERKTSDGGYIYLPKSSFKRYWNVELWRALFTKLLNVKPGNNDIELLRSLRKSFLDYMHDNPLLIKKLKGLLVKQRGTLCSA; from the exons ATGGTTATGATCCCGACAGATTTGAACAATTCCTCCTACGCTAAGGACCCTCTCTACCCATGGCTACT GTCGATAGAAAAGGAATTGGACGACTGGTATTCGGGGAACCGCTCTGGTGGAGATCTCGACAATCTTTTATCAGATTGTATCTCCACTTTCAAGAACAATGCCCAATACAGAAACGACCTTAGATTTCTTAAGATTTGGTTCCTTTAT TTAGAAGGAAGTAAAGATTAcgaaaatatttttagagaaatggAGGAAAATGAGATATGTATTGAACATTCTCTACTTTATGAGTGGTACGCATATTTTCTTGAAGCCAAAGGGAAGTGGAAGGAAGCACACATCATTTATCATATAGGCATTTCAAG AAAAGCTGAGCCAATTGAGAAGCTAAAGTGGGCACAATCCTTATTTGTCAAAAGAATGTCTGAAAGGCTTAATACTTTCTCACTTGGGAAG GTTGACGGAGGTGAACAAGTTGAGGTTGGCATGAAACTTATTAATCCATGGTCTGCCTTCATCCTTGAAGAGCTTTTAAAGAAGATACATCCACGAATCACAAAATATGAT GGATACCACCTGAGTAAGAAAGCTTACTCTGGAAAAGTGGCCTTATCTTCTTTGAAgaaatcatcaaggaataaaatTATTGAGATAG GCGGAAAGAAGTATCAGATCAAGGGGTGTGCTGGTCAGGGTGCCTTTGCTCAAGTATTTAAAGCGTATGTCGATAGCAATCCTGATGATGCTGTTGCATTAAAG ATACAAAGGCCTGCTTTCCCCTGGGAATTCTATATGTACCGTCAACTTGATGAACGCATCTCAGGCAAACAG AGATCAAGCTTTGGTTTTGCTCATAAAATTCATATCTATTCTGATTGTAGCATACTCATATGCGACTATCTAGCTCATGGGACACTTCAG GATGCCATTAATTCTTATGTAGTTACTGGCAAGTTCATGGAAGAGGTATTGTGCATTTATTACACTACAGAGATGCTTTACATGTTGGAAACTCTGCATAGTGTTGGCATCATTCATGGTGATTTCAAGCCTGATAATCTTCTCATTCGCTATTCTAA GGATGACCTCTCAGAAGAAGGGTTTAAAGATCGAACTGACTCTTGGCTTGATCAG GGTCTTTACCTTGTCGATTGGGGGAGGGGGATTGATCTGCAACTTTTTCCCAAGAACACAGAATTTACCGGTGATTGTCGAACTTCTGGGTTTTGTTGTATTGAAATGCAAGAGAAAAAACCATGGACCTTCCAG ACAGACACATATGGCCTATGTGTTGCTGTCCATATGATGCTGCATAATACTTACATGGAAGTTGAAAGAAAAACCTCAGATGGTGGCTACATTTATCTACCAAAATCATCTTTTAAACG ATATTGGAATGTTGAGCTATGGAGGGCCCTGTTTACAAAGCTGCTTAATGTTAAGCCAGGCAACAATGACATAGAGTTGTTGCGTAGCTTGAGGAAGTCATTCCTAGACTACATGCATGACAATCCCCTTcttataaagaaattaaaagggttGCTAGTGAAACAACGGGGTACCCTGTGCTCGGCTTAG